The Brassica oleracea var. oleracea cultivar TO1000 chromosome C7, BOL, whole genome shotgun sequence sequence TGTAATTGACTACCTAATTGAGTGCCACCTATGCATTGGAGCCTATTTTAATTAATACAAAATTGAGGTTACATCTTTTCAAATGTTCCTCAATTAATATATAGGGGATATGTTAATCAGCATAAGCATATAAACGTTTGAACGTAATGGTTTTTTTCTGGAAGACGGAATAGCAGTCCTATCTCTTGTTGTTAATATTCGTTCTTCAAATAATTTATAATAATAATATTCGTAATCACATTAATTGATCGGAGAAACCTCACGTTCTAAAGCGTAGAGATTCGACATACATGATTTACTATTTACTCTTCTCTATATTCATTTGAATAGACAGCACATTAACAACATGTTTATATAAAAAATGTGAAATATGTGAAAACTTTTACTATATAAACCCTCTCCTGGCGATGAGAGTAATCACCACAAACAACAATCTAATCCAGAGAAAAGACACTAAACGCAAGAGATATGGCAAATAACAGTTGCATTGGGTGGAAGTTCAGCGGCAGCGAGGCGGCCAAGGAAGCCTCAGCTGCTTCCCTAACCACTTACACCTCAAAACTCTTTGCCCTGTGCGATCCTCAGGGAAAGCCCATTTTGCCTCCTCGAGGTGAAACCGCCGAGACTTGCCATACCGCTGAAAAGGCTGTTGTTAAAGCCGTCCTCTGCGGTACTGGTAACGCTTATGCTCCCGGTAAAGGCCTTCCCGCGGCAAAATGGTAATATATACTGATATACATTGAACTATAGTTGTATCGTTTATCATTTTTTGACATTTTTTTCTGACAAAAACTGTCATTTTTTTTGCTATTCCTAGTGCCGTTGCAGAGTACCTAAACCGTGATGATATTCCGAAGAAACTGACACCAGAAGACGTGTTTATGACCGTTGGGTGCAAACAAGCCATCGAGCTTGCGGTTGACATCTTGGCTAATCCAAAAGCCAACGTCCTGCTTCCAAGCCCGGGCTACCCATGGGACTTTGTTAACTGCATCTTAAAAAAACTTGAGGTCCGCAGATATGAATTCCTCCCCGAAAAGAACTATGAGATCAACTTTGAAAGCGTCCGAAAGCAAGTGGATAAGAACACGTTTGCGATATTTATAACCAACCCTCACAATCCCAATGGAAACATCTACTCTGAAGCTCATCTCAAGCAGGTAATTTACATATAGTCTATTTAGCAGTATTCACATGGTCTTCTTTGATCTACAGTCTTTTGATTGCGCCTATATTAATGAATCTTAGATCGCTTTGTTGGCTCGGGAACTCGGGATAATGGTGGTTTCTGACGAAGTTTTTCGATGGACCGTTTTTGGGAGTAATCCCTTTGTTCCCATGGCGAAATTCTCGTCAATTGTACCCGTGATGGCACTTGGGTCCATATCGAAGGGATGGACTGTCCCTGGATGGCGAACTGGCTGGGTCGCCCTGCACGATCTAGATGGTGTCTTTAAGTGCACCAAGGTCCGGTCCATTAAGTTTGATCAATCTTTAAGAATATACATGATATGTATTATTATTATTATATTATTATTATTATTATTATTATTATTATTATTATATAAATATCTTCTAAGATTTCAACAACTTCTGGAAATAGTTCAAAATCACTCTTTATATCTAACTGGATATAAAAACGATAAGAAACTATTATTATTATTATTATTATTATTATTATTATTATTATTATTATTATTATTATTATTATTATTATTATTATTATTATTATTATTATTATTATTATTATTATTATTATTATTATTATTATTATTATTAAAGAGTTAAAATGTTAACAGTTTTCTTGCCCTAATCTTGTTATATATGGACAGGTCTTAGATACTGCTAAACAGTTTCTTGAGATAAATTCTAAACCACCAACTGTTATCCAGGTACATGGCTTTCTAGTTTGGATACTTCTTGTAACCATATATACTAACACAATGTCGTAGACTTTTCCACTTATTACGAATATTAATTTGTTAATTTGATGAATTTGTCGATTTTATCACGTAGGCGGCTATTCCTACCATCTTGAAGGATACTCCTATAGAGTTCTTCCACAGGAGGCAGAGCTTTCTGAAAGATAAAGCGGATTTGGCTATTTCAAAGCTCAAGGACATACCTTCCCTCAAATGCTATTTAAAACCTGAAGCATGCACCTTCCTATGGGTATTATATTCTTACTACACAACCTTCTTATTATTTTGAAAAAATCTCTTTTAAGTTTTTGAATTATCTCGCAGACCCAGCTGAAAATATCAAGCTTTGTGGACATTAAAGATGATGAAGACTTCTGTGAAAAGCTTGCTACTGAACAAAACCTCATCCTTTTACCAGGTATTACTCAATATCACATGCATCACCTACCTATGATCAACGACTAACGGCTCAGCACTGAAGGCAAAATATATATCTTAGTTTATTAGGAATCCACATCTGAAATGTTATGAGATTAAACGTATGCCAATAATTCGTTGGAAATCAAATTTGAGTTGGAAATCTAACAATATTTGTGAATATTTAACATAAGAACATATATCTTGTGTTGGATTGGTTTAGGGATTGCTTTTGGTCTGAGGGGCTGGGCGAGGCATTCTATCGACATGGATACTTTAACTTTGGAGGATGCCTTTAAGAGATTGAAGAGCTTCTGTGACCACCATTCCACTATATACGGAGCTTAATTCAGTCACAAGGCGTCAATGGCCTTAACTAAAGGGTCAATGTGTATCTTTGCTTAAATCTTCTATATTTGCTATGATAATAAATGGGTGTTCTATTGATTTGAGATAAATCATGAACACCTTCGTATTCGTATTCGTATTTGTATTTGTATTTGTATTTGTAACAAATAAATTTGGTGTACGTATCACCAATCCTGTAATCGTTTCTCATGGACTTTCAATATTTGATGTATTTCTACTTTCAAAAATAAAATTAAGAAATTTCTGTTTCTTTTCATTTCTAAATAATTTGGACTCTGGTCTGAAAATACCATTATAGTACATTAATATTATTCTCTTAGCTATTTCAAAAATAGAAGAATAGAAGCTTCACAGCACTAAAATCTAAAGTCAACTCATCCCACTTTACATTCCTTTTACAAGTCAAGAGTCAACCGTATTTATTTTCATGGTAAACTCTTTCTTGAAAGTTACTTCTTTATTGCATATCGAATAACATGTGTATATATATATAATAATCATATTGTTAAATTCAAACCTCCAGTGTTTATTGTTTTAATAAGCCTCTAATGTATATATACAAGAATAACTTTTAGCTAGCAATCGAACTGAGACTAACGAAGAGGATCAAGGTAAGCCTTAAGCCCCACTTTCTCTCACTACTCGAAGCGACCAACCCGACGAAGCTCAGTACCAAGACCAATCTGTTTCTTTTGTCAAATTTAGTCGCTCAAAGGTGGAGTTTGGAGAAAATATATTCTGTTAAAATACGATGATGACATACTGATAAATTTTATGTCCAACTTCTATTTTATTGAACCAATTATAAATTTAAATCAATTTTCCTATTCATGGTTACTTTTTAATGATATATATTTTGTAACCTCCACAAATATAGGATTCACTCCTCTCAAACAACCGACGGTTATGTATGTTGATAATTATTCTTTCTTTTTGATTTTAACTAAACGCGGATGATTACCTATATTACTCTATTATATACACATAAGCTATATTACTCTATTATACTTCACTACAAGAAAACAGCGGAATTCTGACGGACATTACGACGGAAAATGAAATCCTCGGAATATCCCGNNNNNNNNNNNNNNNNNNNNNNNNNNNNNNNNNNNNNNNNNNNNNNNNNNNNNNNNNNNNNNNNNNNNNNNNNNNNNNNNNNNNNNNNNNNNNNNNNNNNCCGACGATTTTTTCCCTCAGAATCCTTGCTGTTTTCTTGTAGTGCTTATTAAATCAAGTACAGTGAAACCTTTATAAATTAATAAAGTTGGGACACCAAAACTATAATTTTTTTATTAATTTATAAAGATATTAATTTATCGATATACTAATTGTACCAAAAACTCAATGTGGGACTATAAAATTATATTATTTTATAGAGATTTTTAGTGTATATTAATTTATAGAGTATTAATTTAAAGAGGTTATACCGTATATAGGTTGAAAAATTAAATAAGGATCCTCCATTATGACTTTTTTAAATACGTACATGCACAAGAAGACATTTTTAAGTTAAGCAAACTCATTAGTAGATGTATTTGAAAGAATTTTAAATAAAAGACTAAGCTTCTATATTTTAATATTATAAAAATTGAAATAAACTAATTTCTCCAATATTTTTCCGTACATTAAACTGGATTAATAACTATATCACTGAATCTCTAGATCGATTATAGTCAACGATGAATAAAAAAATTAATTTACATAAATATAACTGAATATTTAAATCTACCTATTCTATTAAATCATGATTATAACCAATTAATAAATGATTAGCCTAACAATTTTTTTTCCATGTGACCTATTTAAAATAACCGATTTTTTTATAACTACAACTAAATATATCACGAATCTAACCACATTCAATATTTGAATAATATATTTCAATAATATAAGTAATTATCTTTCTTCATACATATTAGTTAACTTTTTTTTGTCAACTACAGATTAGTTAACATAAGCAGTTACTTACATATTTTTTTTTGTCAACAATTAACTATTATAACTAAGTAACAACTAAGAAAATATAAAGTTAAAAATAATATTTGAAATACATATGACACAAGTATATAGTTATGTAACTTGACATATTTAATATAATTATAAAAAATTATATTATATTAAATTAATATTAAACATAAATTTGATTACAAAATAAAAAAAATAAAAATTAAATTTCTTAAAAAAATTAAAACGAAAAATATACCTACATTTTTAAAGGGCAGATCATAGTCTAGTTGTCTCTAATTTTAATTGAATTGACATCATCTATACTATTAAAGCAAAATTTCTACTAGGATTCTGCCATTGGATTTTTAAGTTAATTACAATCCTCTGCCATTTCCTATTTTCCTTTAAAAAAAAATAAAAGACGCCAGTATATTTCGACCAATCAGAACTCTTCGGATCCAGATTCGGCCTTTCCGGATATCCGAATTTTCGGATCGGATCCGGATCGGATCTCAGATCGAATCCGGATCTCGGATAAAAGTCTCAGGCCTAGTATGTATGTTAATTAAGTTGCAGTAGACGTTACACTTACACATTAATGTAACTTGGCCTAAAATTAGTAATCGAAAAAATTCCCTAAATACAAGGCGCTTCTCCAATACTCGATGCAATTACCATGCTTTAAGATCTATTTGACCTCATCAACTTCATTATTTTCGAAATACTAATAACTAGTTGGTGTTCATAATTTGTTTTTCTTTTCTTTCATTTTTGTCAGTTCTTGTAACATATAACCCAAAAGGGAACAAAATACTTTTTAGTTCTGTTCGATACGGTTTGGTTCATATTCGATCTTTTAAAATATACTAGAGATTTTCCCGGGTTACGCCCGGGTTTCTAACTAATATCTTTTTTATTTAATTTATGTAATACCTATATATTTTATACATGTTATATAAATACGAATTATGAATGTGCAAAAACAATTATTCTCCAAAAATATATAGGCATGTGTATTTCTTATATTGGTTTGCTTTGATTTTTTTTTTCTGATTCTAGAATATAGGATCTATTCGGGAATTTATAAAATTTGGTTTGATTACAGTTTAGCTATTTCAGTTTTCCATTCAGTTTGGTAACACAGTTAGGAACCGGCTAATATCCGAGATAATTTTGGATCTAATCTTGGTTCCGGTTTGGTTTCGGTTATTCGGTTGATTCGGGTTAAAAAGTAAAAAAAAAAATTTCAGATTAAATATCATATTTTTGGGTTTTGAATAAACCTCGATAACTTAAAATATTTTGGAAAAAAAATATTTGGGTAATTCGTTCCACAAGTAGTATTTTAGAAACATTTGTTTTTATTTTAAATCTAAATATAGTTAATATTTATAATTATATATTATATTATAAAAATTTGGTATTCATTCAGTTATCAGTTTCAATTTGATTTTGGTTTTCGCTTCTACAGATATATAGGATTTGCTCAGGTAATTGATAGGATCCTTCCAACCCAAACTGAACCTGGTTCTTTGGTTCGATTTTTCGATTTCAGATAAATGTGCCTATATCTATATATGATTGTGAACCACAACATGAGATGAATACATAATTAATTAAGGATTAGTTATGATCTAATTTTTTTTTTGAAAAAATGTGCCGTTAATGCCAAGAAAATATGTGCGTCCACCGATATACATTCGGGCGGTACGTCACATATACTATAGTTTGATTGTTACTTTGGGTTTCTTAAAAATTTGGGTGGTGCATCACATATTCTATAATTTGATTGTTACTTGTGTTTCTTAAAAATATGTGTACCAAATTGTTTGTGTAATTTCCGTGGTCTAAGTTGGCAATTACATCATTTTTCTAGTGATTTGCATCACATACGTGATATTTACATAAACAACAAATAGAAAATTGTCATTAAAATCAATTTACAAAATTTATGTTTTGTAAACTTAACAGGTGCGATAGGTAAAGCCAGTTTATGCGTCATATTAGTCTTTCACATCAGCCAAAATTTTATGCTTTTGTAGCAGCTTAAATTAGCAACATCAGCTATGTAAAACCCAAGGCCTAAACCCATACATCAAACCATTATTCACTGGTCACGCTTGCTCACCACACAACGGTACCAGTTCACCCACTTCTATCTTCCAGTTGCTGTTGTTGCAAAGCCTTCAACAGATGCTCCTCTTAGGGTAAGTACGATCACTTCCCAGTTTTCATATAATAATATTTATTGTTACATTAATACTAATGTTACTACTACATACAACATTACTGTATACATTCCCGGAAGAATCTGATATAATATTCTGCCTCCAGTTAAAGTAAAGGGGAGAACCGCAAAACCCTTCAAGAAGCTCCAAATTCTCTATTATAGTCAAAGTAAATTTGAGAGCTTCCAATTGGTTCACATGTTCAAAACCCTCAAGCCAGAACTTCTGACCCAGACTGGGACCCTAATTCACTGATCGACGGTGGGAATGTCTTGGCGGAGCA is a genomic window containing:
- the LOC106304497 gene encoding probable aminotransferase TAT4 encodes the protein MANNSCIGWKFSGSEAAKEASAASLTTYTSKLFALCDPQGKPILPPRGETAETCHTAEKAVVKAVLCGTGNAYAPGKGLPAAKCAVAEYLNRDDIPKKLTPEDVFMTVGCKQAIELAVDILANPKANVLLPSPGYPWDFVNCILKKLEVRRYEFLPEKNYEINFESVRKQVDKNTFAIFITNPHNPNGNIYSEAHLKQIALLARELGIMVVSDEVFRWTVFGSNPFVPMAKFSSIVPVMALGSISKGWTVPGWRTGWVALHDLDGVFKCTKVLDTAKQFLEINSKPPTVIQAAIPTILKDTPIEFFHRRQSFLKDKADLAISKLKDIPSLKCYLKPEACTFLWTQLKISSFVDIKDDEDFCEKLATEQNLILLPGIAFGLRGWARHSIDMDTLTLEDAFKRLKSFCDHHSTIYGA